A single window of Streptomyces griseoviridis DNA harbors:
- a CDS encoding DUF1707 and DUF4190 domain-containing protein — protein MVPVSFPTPWQAQAAPSMLASHADRERAVDVLRAGYGEGRLEKPEFDRRVARAYAARTVGELALLVADLPSGPVPQQTAMGPVPGTFLPAPPRPTNGKAVGAVVCGGLTLITGGITAIPAIVLGHSARAEIRRTGEGGDGLAMTGLVLGWVSVVGWVLLMAALLLVVMAH, from the coding sequence ATGGTGCCCGTGTCTTTTCCGACGCCCTGGCAGGCGCAGGCCGCGCCGTCCATGCTCGCCTCGCACGCCGACCGGGAGCGCGCCGTCGACGTGCTCAGAGCGGGGTACGGGGAGGGCCGGCTGGAGAAGCCGGAGTTCGACCGTCGGGTGGCGCGGGCGTACGCGGCCCGCACGGTGGGGGAGCTGGCCCTGCTGGTGGCGGACCTGCCGTCGGGCCCGGTACCGCAGCAGACGGCCATGGGGCCCGTTCCCGGGACCTTCCTGCCGGCGCCGCCGCGGCCGACGAACGGCAAGGCGGTGGGCGCGGTGGTCTGCGGCGGGCTCACGCTGATCACGGGCGGGATCACCGCGATCCCCGCGATCGTCCTCGGCCACTCGGCCCGTGCCGAGATCCGGCGGACCGGGGAGGGCGGGGACGGGCTGGCGATGACCGGTCTGGTGCTCGGCTGGGTGTCGGTGGTGGGGTGGGTGCTGCTGATGGCGGCGCTGCTGCTGGTGGTCATGGCGCACTGA
- the rpsL gene encoding 30S ribosomal protein S12, with product MPTIQQLVRKGRQDKVEKNKTPALEGSPQRRGVCTRVFTTTPKKPNSALRKVARVRLTSGIEVTAYIPGEGHNLQEHSIVLVRGGRVKDLPGVRYKIIRGSLDTQGVKNRKQARSRYGAKKEK from the coding sequence GTGCCTACGATCCAGCAGCTGGTCCGGAAGGGCCGGCAGGACAAGGTCGAGAAGAACAAGACGCCCGCACTCGAGGGTTCCCCTCAGCGTCGTGGCGTCTGCACGCGTGTGTTCACGACCACCCCGAAGAAGCCGAACTCGGCCCTGCGTAAGGTCGCGCGTGTGCGTCTGACCAGCGGGATCGAGGTCACCGCTTACATTCCGGGTGAGGGACACAACCTGCAGGAGCACTCGATCGTGCTCGTGCGCGGCGGCCGTGTGAAGGACCTGCCGGGTGTTCGCTACAAGATCATCCGCGGCTCGCTCGACACCCAGGGTGTCAAGAACCGCAAGCAGGCCCGCAGCCGCTACGGCGCCAAGAAGGAGAAGTAA
- the rpsG gene encoding 30S ribosomal protein S7, producing the protein MPRKGPAPKRPVIIDPVYGSPLVTSLINKVLLNGKRSTAERIVYGAMEGLREKTGNDPIITLKRALENIKPTLEVKSRRVGGATYQVPIEVKPGRANTLALRWLVGYSRARREKTMTERLLNELLDASNGLGAAVKKREDTHKMAESNKAFAHYRW; encoded by the coding sequence ATGCCTCGTAAGGGCCCCGCCCCGAAGCGCCCGGTCATCATCGACCCGGTCTACGGTTCTCCTCTGGTGACCTCCCTCATCAACAAGGTGCTGCTGAACGGCAAGCGCTCCACCGCCGAGCGCATCGTCTACGGCGCCATGGAGGGTCTGCGTGAGAAGACGGGCAACGACCCGATCATCACGCTGAAGCGCGCGCTCGAGAACATCAAGCCGACCCTCGAGGTCAAGTCCCGCCGTGTCGGTGGCGCGACGTACCAGGTTCCGATCGAGGTCAAGCCCGGTCGTGCCAACACCCTGGCGCTGCGCTGGCTGGTCGGCTACTCCCGCGCCCGTCGCGAGAAGACCATGACCGAGCGTCTGCTCAACGAGCTTCTGGACGCTTCGAACGGCCTCGGTGCGGCCGTCAAGAAGCGCGAGGACACGCACAAGATGGCCGAGTCCAACAAGGCCTTCGCGCACTACCGCTGGTAG
- the fusA gene encoding elongation factor G: protein MATTSLDLAKVRNIGIMAHIDAGKTTTTERILFYTGVSYKIGEVHDGAATMDWMEQEQERGITITSAATTCHWPLEDNDYTINIIDTPGHVDFTVEVERSLRVLDGAVTVFDGVAGVEPQSETVWRQADRYGVPRICFVNKLDRTGAEFHRCVDMIKDRLGAVPIVMQLPIGAEADFKGVVDLVRMKALVWSAEAAKGEMYDVVDIPATHTEAAEEYRGKLVETVAENDDEIMELFLEGQEPTEEQLYAAVRRITIASGKSQGTTVTPVFCGTAFKNKGVQPLLDAVVRYLPTPLDVEAIEGHDVKDPEVVVTRKPSDEEPLSALAFKIMSDPHLGKLTFVRIYSGRLQSGTAVLNSVKGKKERIGKIYRMHANKREEIESVGAGDIVAVMGLKQTTTGETLSDDKNPVILESMDFPAPVIQVAIEPKSKGDQEKLGVAIQRLAEEDPSFQVHSDEETGQTIIGGMGELHLEVLVDRMRREFKVEANVGKPQVAYRETIRKAVERVDYTHKKQTGGTGQFAKVQIAIEPITESDGPAYEFVNKVTGGRIPREYIPSVDAGAQEAMQFGILAGYEMTGVRVTLLDGAYHEVDSSELAFKIAGSQAFKEAARKASPVLLEPMMAVEVTTPEESMGDVIGDLNSRRGQIQAMEERSGARVVKGLVPLSEMFGYVGDLRSKTSGRASYSMQFDSYAEVPRNVAEEIIAKAKGE, encoded by the coding sequence ATGGCTACCACTTCACTTGACCTGGCCAAGGTCCGCAACATCGGGATCATGGCCCACATCGACGCGGGCAAGACGACCACCACCGAGCGGATCCTGTTCTACACCGGCGTCTCCTACAAGATCGGTGAGGTCCACGACGGCGCCGCCACGATGGACTGGATGGAGCAGGAGCAGGAGCGTGGCATCACGATCACCTCTGCTGCCACCACCTGTCACTGGCCGCTCGAGGACAACGACTACACGATCAACATCATCGACACCCCGGGCCACGTCGACTTCACGGTCGAGGTGGAGCGCTCGCTGCGCGTCCTCGACGGTGCCGTCACGGTGTTCGACGGTGTCGCCGGTGTCGAGCCGCAGTCCGAGACGGTGTGGCGTCAGGCCGACCGTTACGGCGTGCCGCGCATCTGCTTCGTGAACAAGCTGGACCGCACCGGCGCCGAGTTCCACCGCTGTGTCGACATGATCAAGGACCGGCTCGGTGCCGTCCCGATCGTCATGCAGCTGCCGATCGGTGCCGAGGCCGACTTCAAGGGCGTCGTGGACCTGGTCCGCATGAAGGCGCTCGTGTGGTCCGCGGAGGCCGCGAAGGGCGAGATGTACGACGTCGTCGACATCCCGGCCACGCACACCGAGGCCGCCGAGGAGTACCGCGGCAAGCTGGTCGAGACCGTCGCGGAGAACGACGACGAGATCATGGAGCTGTTCCTGGAGGGCCAGGAGCCCACCGAGGAGCAGCTGTACGCCGCGGTCCGTCGCATCACCATCGCGTCCGGCAAGTCCCAGGGCACCACGGTCACCCCGGTGTTCTGCGGCACCGCGTTCAAGAACAAGGGCGTCCAGCCCCTGCTCGACGCGGTCGTGCGCTACCTGCCGACCCCGCTCGACGTCGAGGCCATCGAGGGCCACGACGTCAAGGACCCCGAGGTCGTCGTCACGCGCAAGCCGTCGGACGAGGAGCCGCTCTCCGCGCTCGCGTTCAAGATCATGAGCGACCCGCACCTCGGCAAGCTCACCTTCGTCCGGATCTACTCCGGTCGCCTCCAGTCCGGCACCGCGGTGCTGAACTCGGTCAAGGGCAAGAAGGAGCGCATCGGCAAGATCTACCGCATGCACGCGAACAAGCGTGAGGAGATCGAGTCGGTGGGCGCCGGTGACATCGTCGCCGTCATGGGCCTGAAGCAGACCACCACCGGTGAGACGCTGTCCGACGACAAGAACCCGGTGATCCTGGAGTCCATGGACTTCCCGGCGCCGGTCATCCAGGTCGCCATCGAGCCCAAGTCCAAGGGTGACCAGGAGAAGCTGGGTGTCGCCATCCAGCGTCTCGCGGAGGAGGACCCCTCCTTCCAGGTCCACTCGGACGAGGAGACCGGCCAGACCATCATCGGCGGTATGGGCGAGCTGCACCTCGAGGTGCTGGTCGACCGGATGCGCCGTGAGTTCAAGGTCGAGGCCAACGTCGGCAAGCCGCAGGTCGCGTACCGCGAGACGATCCGCAAGGCCGTTGAGCGCGTGGACTACACCCACAAGAAGCAGACCGGTGGTACCGGTCAGTTCGCCAAGGTGCAGATCGCGATCGAGCCCATCACCGAGAGCGACGGGCCGGCGTACGAGTTCGTGAACAAGGTGACCGGTGGCCGTATCCCGCGGGAGTACATCCCGTCGGTGGACGCCGGTGCGCAGGAGGCCATGCAGTTCGGCATCCTGGCCGGCTACGAGATGACGGGCGTCCGCGTCACGCTTCTCGACGGTGCCTACCACGAGGTCGACTCCTCCGAGCTGGCCTTCAAGATCGCCGGATCGCAGGCCTTCAAGGAGGCCGCGCGCAAGGCGTCCCCGGTGCTCCTCGAGCCGATGATGGCCGTCGAGGTCACCACGCCCGAGGAGTCGATGGGCGATGTCATCGGCGACCTCAACTCCCGCCGTGGCCAGATCCAGGCCATGGAGGAGCGCAGCGGCGCCCGCGTCGTGAAGGGCCTCGTGCCCCTCTCGGAGATGTTCGGCTACGTCGGCGACCTCCGCAGCAAGACGTCGGGTCGCGCGAGCTACTCGATGCAGTTCGACTCCTACGCCGAGGTTCCCCGGAACGTCGCCGAGGAGATCATCGCGAAGGCCAAGGGCGAGTAA
- the tuf gene encoding elongation factor Tu yields MAKAKFERTKPHVNIGTIGHIDHGKTTLTAAITKVLHDAYPDLNEASAFDQIDKAPEERQRGITISIAHVEYQTETRHYAHVDCPGHADYIKNMITGAAQMDGAILVVAATDGPMPQTKEHVLLARQVGVPYIVVALNKADMVDDEEILELVELEVRELLSEYEFPGDDLPVVKVSALKALEGDAEWGKTVLDLMKAVDESIPEPERDVDKPFLMPIEDVFTITGRGTVVTGRIERGVLKVNETVDIIGIKTEKTTTTVTGIEMFRKLLDEGQAGENVGLLLRGIKREDVERGQVIIKPGSVTPHTDFEAQAYILSKDEGGRHTPFFNNYRPQFYFRTTDVTGVVTLPEGTEMVMPGDNTEMKVELIQPIAMEEGLKFAIREGGRTVGAGQVTKITK; encoded by the coding sequence GTGGCGAAGGCGAAGTTCGAGCGGACTAAGCCGCACGTCAACATCGGCACCATCGGTCACATCGACCACGGTAAGACGACCCTCACGGCCGCCATTACCAAGGTGCTGCACGACGCGTACCCGGACCTGAACGAGGCCTCGGCTTTCGACCAGATCGACAAGGCTCCTGAGGAGCGCCAGCGCGGTATCACCATCTCCATCGCGCACGTCGAGTACCAGACGGAGACCCGTCACTACGCCCACGTCGACTGCCCGGGTCACGCGGACTACATCAAGAACATGATCACGGGTGCGGCGCAGATGGACGGCGCCATCCTCGTCGTCGCCGCGACCGACGGCCCGATGCCGCAGACCAAGGAGCACGTGCTCCTGGCCCGCCAGGTCGGCGTTCCGTACATCGTCGTCGCCCTGAACAAGGCCGACATGGTGGACGACGAGGAGATCCTGGAGCTCGTCGAGCTCGAGGTCCGTGAGCTCCTCTCCGAGTACGAGTTCCCGGGCGACGACCTGCCCGTCGTCAAGGTCTCGGCGCTCAAGGCGCTCGAGGGCGACGCCGAGTGGGGCAAGACCGTCCTCGACCTGATGAAGGCCGTCGACGAGTCGATCCCGGAGCCCGAGCGCGACGTCGACAAGCCGTTCCTCATGCCCATCGAGGACGTCTTCACGATCACCGGTCGCGGTACGGTCGTCACCGGCCGTATCGAGCGCGGTGTCCTGAAGGTCAACGAGACCGTCGACATCATCGGCATCAAGACCGAGAAGACCACCACCACGGTCACCGGTATCGAGATGTTCCGCAAGCTGCTCGACGAGGGCCAGGCCGGTGAGAACGTCGGTCTGCTGCTCCGCGGCATCAAGCGCGAGGACGTCGAGCGCGGCCAGGTCATCATCAAGCCGGGCTCGGTCACCCCGCACACGGACTTCGAGGCGCAGGCGTACATCCTGTCGAAGGACGAAGGTGGCCGTCACACCCCGTTCTTCAACAACTACCGCCCGCAGTTCTACTTCCGTACCACGGACGTGACCGGCGTCGTGACCCTCCCCGAGGGCACCGAGATGGTCATGCCGGGCGACAACACCGAAATGAAGGTGGAGCTGATCCAGCCCATCGCCATGGAGGAGGGCCTGAAGTTCGCCATCCGTGAGGGTGGTCGTACCGTGGGCGCCGGCCAGGTCACCAAGATCACCAAGTGA